Part of the Quercus robur chromosome 5, dhQueRobu3.1, whole genome shotgun sequence genome, TGTATCAATTATTTGTGGCATCTTCTTCAGAAATTTGGAACAGTTGTTTTCTTCAAATTGACTCCCAAATTTGTGAAACTTCTCACGCcatctttaatttttgaattccTTTAATTGGTTGAACCCCTTTTTCTTGTCACCTACACAATTTCTTATTAATGTTTCCCTAGCTTACAACATTATcagattttatttaatttataaaaacttCTTCACGGTGGTGCGAATTTTAGGGCTGAAcagatatatattatatttgacACTTCGGTTATGTTTATATTTTCTAAGAGAGAATGAAGAAAAGgtgaaaaataaattccatGCTTCAATACAAACATGCGTTTCTCATAACCTAACATAGCCTCCTAACTTTATTCTGGTTGTTTCCCATGCATTGAGTTAGGTAATCCAACAACTTAATTTCTAGTGCCTTGAACTGTGCTATTTGAGTCTGCAATTCCAACTTCTCTCTCCTTAGGTTCTTGTTCTCCTCCAGGAGTAGCTGATGATTATTATTTTCCTCCATGGCAGTCATGGTGTTCTCTTCAGAAGCCTTTAGGTATGCTGGAAAGATACTTGGCTCACACTTCTTCCTGGTGATCTCTACTAGCAAATTTCTACACCCCTTCTGGAACTTCTCGTGCTTGAATTCCCATcttttggatgatgttttcttgAATCCCTGCTTTTTGGATGAGGGGTTAATTACCACACTATCCAAAcccatagatatatatatatacacatacacctTACACAACTTTCATTCAGTATATATGTACGTCTTTAATTATTTGGAGTTTTTAAATGTACGTCGTCTCCTATTAATTATATGGTTGTAAAATCCCCTGCTAGAAAATAATTATCTTCATTTgaaatgaatttaaaatgaattttatgatttacattaaatattataaatataaaatgtatCTATAAATAACATGACACTAGGTTAACtgttagatatatatatatatatatatatatattacgcATGAAATAAATTCTCTCAATTTTAacctaaaaaagaagagtagAGAAACTAATACGGAAATTGTTTGTCTCGCACAATTGTAGAACctaatctttttcctttttcttcaacTTATCAAATAGCAAATGATAGGTTATACTAAGTCTTCTCCTTAATTAATAATCCTGCAAGTTCGAAGAGAGTTTTGATCCCAAATCTCcgacaccctttttttttttttgaaggctGAGGCCTTAAAATTAacctttatcatttaaaaaactTCGCACTTCTTGTTGAAAAAACTATTTTGTAGTGTGTACTCTGTAATTAatccatctttttcttttttacctgGTCAGCTAGCGTGATTATTTTgactcatttaaaattaaaataacattcACATTCTCTGGACTcaattcttttccatctttattTTGACTAACTTGGTGGAATCTTTAATGACTTTAATCCTAATctttgaaaatgggtttttaatTATAACTTGAAAAGTGcatattattttcattcaaatgCTTTGAATGGTACTACCACAACCATTCAAACATTGGCTACAATATtacaacataataataataatatgatgaCAACGAATTTCTGGCCAACATAAACTTTGATGTATATTAGATGAAATTCTCCACCAAAAGGTATATCCAACATAATCCCAGTTTATACCTCTTTCAAGAAAGCAAAACCAATTTTTCTTGCCAACGCACCATATTTAGCAAGACAAACTTAGTAGAAACACATGTTGATACTACTAGATTAATGACAGCTGATTTACTTTGATGCATATATAGGAGGACTGATTGACAGTATTGCTCTCAAACTTGAAGAATGGCATGCATATTGCACAAATTTAGACACAGATCCTATGGAACttaatttaagttttgtaattaaattcaaacatataaTAGTATTGactaataaaacaatttttattatattaatcaaTGCAATCATatagttaaatttaatttgGGATTATAAAAGACAATATCTAATGAATTGTAACTAAGTTTTATCCTTATTCAGAGTTTAAGAGAAGGAGAGAAGGGAGTGTGGTGTGCTCACATATGTATTAAGTTGGCGAATGAAGCTAGAGAAGTTGTTGTGCTTGAAATATTTAGGCAACATGAGCTCTGAAAACTCAGCCGGAGACCATACTACAAATCCAGTTCCCTCAGCATTCCATGATACTATATTTCtcttgtcatcatcatcatcatcttcatcatctgcaACTCCTTCTAGCAAATCATATGTCTTCGATAAAAATGGAGCTGGGCATCGTGCCCTTGGAGACTGGCTTGTGCCCAGCAGGTTTATCTCCATTACATTTGTTGCCATATATACCTGTAAGTTTATTAATTTGTGATGCCCAAACTGTTCCTAATTCGGCTCCTCCATACTTATACTGTACTCTCTAGGAAAGTACTAGTGCCGTGGAAGGTGGACTGTCTGTTTCTTTAATTTGCCTTTCCCcccaacttttcttttttccttctttctttaatGTGCTTTACTGCATGCAACTTCTTTTAGGGGTAAAAGAGATAATCTCCTAGctacattatttttatgtttgaaaTCTTTACAAAAGATTGAATGTGACCGATGATGTTTTCCAAGGCGAAACCGAGGGATGGAAGTTTCATGATTTCGGTATTAGGCTGTGACAAGTGGCACTctatagtttatttatttagatgGAAATGCATAATATAAAACTTTGGGTGTGTTTATTACGAACATGTAACTTCAAGTCATAATTTATGTGCAATTtgagagcattcacatcagttagtttataatataaaaagttgtaaaatgtcCACACTTTTGCCcataaattactaaaattagttGTGGGTGTATAAATGTGCAAATATACAAACTTGTTATAGTAATTGTGCATATATTCACTATCATTGGTCATgtgtaaatgattttttaattcttttttttcccttcataaTAGACATCTTCCTATTCAGAGCATTAACATCGGCTGTTCTAAAAATATGTCATTTAAACACATGaactactttattattttaacacatcattttacaattcaccCTATATCGCATATTATATTCTTCAATTCAatacatttaaataatattaactTAAAACTAAGCTCAATACAAAGCACAACCTAGTGGGTAGTAGCTACcaaccaacaaccaccaccacaacctcCGCATCCTCCACAACCCAAAACACGACTCAAAACAAACCCAACCAAATATCCAAAACAAACCCATTACCAAACCCAAAACCACCAAAGGCGAGTCGACTGCCACAAACCACAACCAAAACTGTTGGAATCCttcaacaaatttcaaatttgaaaaccacaaatttaaataataaaaaaagctcATCGATTGCCAAATTTCAAACCCATCGACTGCccaacccaaccaacccaaaACCTCAACCCATAACACCACTGCAACCAACCAGCCCATATTGCAGACCCAAAATACTCTTGACGACGATCCACAATGCTGCCGCTcaataaagagagaagaaagaggtTTATCTAGACTTGATCTAAGGTGCAAAGAGAGACGTTTGAGGGTGAAAGAGGGGGCTCAGAATCTGACCAAGAGAGAGCACGTGGTGTGTGAGAGAAACTCGAATAAAAAATACTCAAAATATGTTTAGCACATCCAACCGTATCATTCTACTATTGGAACAATATTGTAGCATATGCCAAATTGATATGGCATTTGACACATCTAATAAGGGTAAGTTTTTGGTATATGGTGTGCCAAAACTCTCATCCTCTTCCCCCTCATTTTTTCCTCCCCTCATACAAAACTATCACCCCAACCCGACAACAAAACCCCTGCTTGGCCCAACCTCAACCACTAGTCAAGGTAGTACCACCCAAATACAAAAACCCCAGAACTAAAATTAACAATAACCCATTATAGACTAGCAAGAACCTAGATGAAATCAAATCCCAAAATTAACCAAAACCTAGATGAAATCAAGTGAGGATCATGGCGGTGCGACATCAAGAGGGTAGGGATTAGAGGTGCTAGTGGTGGGTCGCTACAACTAGGGCCTGCTTGGGCTGTTAGCGGTGGTGAGGTTGGTCATGTTGATCATATGTtcggtttgagagagagagggagagaggtgAGGTTAGGTCAAGTTgatttgtgttgtgtttgtgtGAGAGAGGGAAAGTGAGATTGTGAGAGGGTTCTACCGTTCTAGAGAAATGGACAGAACGCTGAAGGAAATACTGTGAGAAGAAGGAAattcttcataaaaaaaaaaaagtaaaagaatgaacattttattgaaataaatgtTTATAATAGATAATCTGATATGAGTGTTTTGTGTCTTTGAAAAGTGGTTgtataaaataggaaaattaGGTTCTTATACTAAAGTAGATAGAAAATTTTGCACTTGAGTGTGTAAACTAGTTTTTACCCTAAAATGTTTTCTTCTTTAAGTATGTTTGTAACCATGAGATTTATGATCGGAGAGCcaaattatatattgaaattttaggAGGTTAAAGTCAAATCTTTATACACAAGTGTTTAACGTAAAATATgatattgaaacaaaaaatttcaaaattttgtgggGCCATGGCCCCTCATGCTTCAACTTGGCACCGTCACTACAAGAAAGCATGGgggaagaataaagaaaaaagtgaataaaaatatactcattttttttccctttcctaTAAACATAGAGTTAGATATCTGTCACTTGAATTTGGAGATAAAGATCCAAAACCGAACTTCAGAATTGAGAAGGTATGCAAAATTAAaccatttaattaattaacattttttttccttcaaattttcaatcagAAGATATAACAAGGGCTGAATGTCGCATTCTACATATCCGGGCAAGAACTTTACATAATATaggtattaaattttattattaaaaaattatatatgtcaTTTCTTGGGTGACTTGAAGCATGCGAGGACATACAATAACATAATAAAGGTATTAAATTAGCCAATTTATTGTCATGTTAGTCAAGGCATTGATGGAGTGGGGGCTTGGTTTGAAATCTTACCATCAGccaaataaaaaactaagattAAAATTTATAGCCAAAAAGAATAACAACATttgctcaaaaaataaaaaaagaataacaacAAGTAAGacaaaattttccataaaactaaaaatatcaaTAACTCTAGggacataatatttttttttgttttaattggagcacgataaaaattattttgaactCACGTGAAAGCAACCTCAATCAtctaaaatttaaggaaaaaaaaaaaaaaaagctttgtgCCTTACATtactttaacaaaaaataaaattgcaacaGGTTTGGGTGCATAGAATATGATCCACTCCTAGGTCATCCCATCAGTCTACCGACAGGTTcccagaaaaaggaaaaaaagaatggaaaatcAAAGGGCGGGCCGCGAACTCTGACCCGGTTTTGGAAGAGTCTggtaaaattttctaatatctGCCGTGTCTtgatgaagaattttttttgcatgatatCACATTATTTGGGCAACACTGTCTTGTCCTTGTTTATacattatctatttattttgttaaaattaaaaaattttattaaaaatatcataaataaaaataaaaattaactaaaataatatagtaaaacttataaataatatcaaaaaaatacattaaaaaccataattaatactaaaaataaataaaatattaaaataaattaacaaaaataaataatactaaacgCACACGAATAATGATAAGTACAAAATCCCTGCCCACCTGCAATTTGTAACACGTtttacttttacaaaaaaaagatGGTAGGTGTATGATTGATGCAAccattaataaaagttgagattGATGGGGGCGGTTATATTTAATTCATGTGCTTCTTATTATCATAATCACTATCagaatttagcaaaaaaaaaaataatcactaTCAGAATGCTGAAGAAGAGGAATCGTAGAATTGTTTAGCTAAAAAAGAGGAATCGTAGAATTTTCCAGTATTTGGCAACCTTGATTTGACTGCTCATGCTGTTAGGTGTTTACTAATCAGCATGATAAAGCCTATCAATGCGCATGTCAACTGTCaagtcatctctctctctctctctctctctctctaaaaattttaGGCTGAAAAAATTCTGCATTCAAGTTCTCAttcaatagaaaataataatagtaaaatgttttggttatttacccaattttttttttttttggtttgtttgtgtAGTAATATACTGATACGAAttgaaattaccctttttttgGTTCATAACCAAGTTGCAAGAGAAATGTATGTACATTTTTAGACTCCTTAGAACACAATCAGAATAACAtagttaattaaccaagtgattacttagtcaaattattcaaatttaggtaaacacaaatatattatataattgtaaagtgtagaaaataaataacacaacgatataataacccaagaaaaccaaactggtaaaaaatcTAGGAAGGATTTAACcaaactatcctcaaggtaaaacaaatctactatgaaagaattgaagtttacacaatagctaCTTAgacactaacatcctattgctacctcgagtaggaaacttacaaCCAtaaccacgtgacagctccgagttcatggactacttcttttttggattcaCAGCAAGCGCAAGCACTCCCgtttgtgtatctttaagctctttatgcagcaaccgaagcgatcaccaagctctcgacatcaatcttgagattggaaacccaAAGTATGTAtaaaggcaaacacctctagatctcacaaaagattcatacacacagcataaacaacCACTGTAAAatgtggttagggtttttccttttatatttaaggcaaaacataaaactttaCATGCTAAACGGGTTTGggctgagttagaaaattctgcagaaaaaacaatctgcacaagtttcgattgatcgagtctaattctcgatcgatcgagttaggcagatttacacagtaaatcctgtagtacactcgattccaattttacacataaacatactttgagcaagtctaaaacaagactaaacgctttgatcatagtttgccaacattataaaatgaagttctaatacatttaaacctaaagtcttagtgGGTCAAAATCCCCCTTTaacaattcgtgacaaaacacaGAATAAACAAAacgctcaaagtttacaaaaacaGCCCATTACAATAACAttgcccaacaaaaaaaaattcaacctaactactatctatcagttacaagtgtagacagcagcacaactgaatcaacctgtatattcctgtaacacttaacaaacacataaacgcatgtgtggaaaatacaagtaaaacaaaataaattcttgatttcacataataaaaaactacaagacatatatcatgaagaacctcataaatataaatcaataatcaatgtagcacaatatgaaacaagaaacaaatataaatacatcATAGTATTTCCCCCTATCATATaactcaaataaaacaaaatacttcatgagccaaaaaatataaatataggatgaagcacctagatacaatctaaagctccaaaacaacaaaaatctccccctatcaaCAAAATCTCCTATCCAAATGTACTTCCCTTTTTGTGATAAATTGCCAAAGAGCAATCACttatcatcaaaaggaggtggtggaggtgaccGTCTAATGCTTGCCAAATCTACTCTCAAGGATTGAAGCTCGgcaagcacgtccaccaaaagcTGACCATGAGCCACCTGAATGGTCATGACAATCTCCAACATACGACGAATGCCCGAATTATCCGAAGTAGAAGGTGGAGGAGCAACAGTAGCAATCGGATCCACATACGCGTCAGTAGAAGGATCACCTGTAGAAAAGGGAGGAGGAGGTGCGACACCAGAAGACGACTCAACCCTAGGGCATTTAGAGCTTGCTCTCATCTGAGTAGCCCTTTGCCTAAGAAAgatggcacctataggagctataATATGAACAAGCTCAGACGCAGGAAACTCATCTAATCCTAGATGTAACAAAATCCTATGTATGAAAACAAGGAAGAACAACCCATACCCGGTAGAACTACTGTTATGAACCTTGACCAAGGATTGAATAAAGAGATGAGGAAAACTCATAGGAGCGTCCGTCTCaagagcatacaaaaatgcacatctctccaaaggaatggtgtgcagatgagagataggccaGATGGAATAGCAAGAAATCCggaaaaagagataatgaatCTCAGTTAACTCGTGAgaggtgatccgaggatcagaaccccattGTATAGAAGACCCAGTAAGATATGACATGATGTCATCCAAAGGAGGGATCTCATCGTAGGGATAAATAGGCTGTCGTACCAAAGGTACTCCCAGAGTAGAGGCCACTACTGTAGGAGTAATGTTGTACTCTACATCCCTTATCCAACTCATCACATATTGTGTGTTGGAATCATCAAAGTGGAccgagaggttcgagtagaactctcgaATCAAGGTAGCCAGAGGGGGATGTGAAATGTCCATCAAAGGAAGCCAACTCCTACACTCGAAGTTCCTCCTAATCT contains:
- the LOC126725951 gene encoding heat stress transcription factor B-2a-like, coding for MATNVMEINLLGTSQSPRARCPAPFLSKTYDLLEGVADDEDDDDDDKRNIVSWNAEGTGFVVWSPAEFSELMLPKYFKHNNFSSFIRQLNTYGFKKTSSKRWEFKHEKFQKGCRNLLVEITRKKCEPSIFPAYLKASEENTMTAMEENNNHQLLLEENKNLRREKLELQTQIAQFKALEIKLLDYLTQCMGNNQNKVRRLC